A genomic segment from Sphingopyxis sp. DBS4 encodes:
- a CDS encoding helix-turn-helix domain-containing protein, which yields MTHDPNDKAGGGARTPTEVAPPAVNGGAVSSTAERARRAREHCPFLTTKQAAFHLGLAADTLKKMRRERRGPCCRKHGTVWRYHIDDIEAWSRANMRDGGNG from the coding sequence ATGACACACGATCCGAACGACAAAGCAGGCGGCGGCGCACGAACACCGACCGAGGTGGCGCCGCCCGCTGTGAACGGTGGAGCTGTATCTTCGACCGCGGAGCGCGCCCGGCGGGCACGCGAACATTGCCCGTTCCTGACAACCAAGCAGGCCGCGTTCCATCTCGGCCTCGCAGCGGACACGCTCAAGAAGATGCGCCGCGAGCGGCGCGGTCCGTGCTGCCGGAAACACGGCACCGTCTGGCGCTACCATATCGACGATATCGAGGCCTGGTCGCGCGCGAACATGCGGGATGGCGGAAATGGCTAG
- a CDS encoding S26 family signal peptidase, with translation MLISVGVAALTATIALPPTPRLVWNVSASAPIGLYAVGGRHDIAAGDMVLARVPDRWRRLAAERRYIPINVPLVKRVAAVPGDRVCARGRDISVNGRPVTDRREADGRGRPMPRWSGCVTLRTGALFLLMDSPDSFDGRYFGPTSRGDVIGEARLLWLG, from the coding sequence GTGCTGATCAGTGTTGGCGTCGCCGCGCTGACGGCGACGATCGCGCTGCCCCCGACGCCGCGGCTGGTCTGGAACGTGTCGGCCAGCGCGCCGATCGGCCTCTATGCCGTTGGCGGCCGTCACGACATCGCGGCTGGCGACATGGTGCTGGCCCGCGTGCCCGACCGCTGGCGCCGGCTCGCCGCCGAGCGGCGCTACATTCCGATCAACGTCCCTTTGGTGAAGCGCGTCGCGGCCGTGCCCGGCGACCGCGTTTGCGCCCGTGGTCGCGATATCTCCGTAAATGGCCGCCCAGTCACTGATCGCCGCGAAGCTGACGGCCGCGGGCGGCCGATGCCGCGGTGGAGCGGATGTGTGACACTGAGAACCGGTGCGCTGTTCCTCCTGATGGACAGCCCGGATTCGTTCGACGGGCGTTATTTCGGACCGACATCGCGCGGCGACGTCATCGGCGAGGCGCGGCTGTTGTGGCTGGGCTGA
- a CDS encoding lytic transglycosylase domain-containing protein: MAGLRVAITALALLAAAPAGAQSVVHWRPYIEAASARFGVPVEWIERVMRAESGGRTMLDGRPITSHAGAMGLMQLMPGTWSEMRARLGLGSDPHSPRDNILAGTLYLRLMYDRFGYPGLFAAYNAGPARYAEHVRTGRALPGETRAYLASVAGVPVNSQSAVAAASATPRTANAIFFAIGDRPPAGRSEAGAATLFVVLRAGPPETAAPGRP, translated from the coding sequence GTGGCTGGGCTGAGGGTCGCCATCACCGCCTTGGCGCTGCTAGCGGCGGCGCCGGCTGGCGCGCAGTCGGTCGTTCACTGGCGGCCTTATATCGAGGCAGCCTCGGCGCGTTTCGGCGTGCCGGTAGAATGGATCGAGCGCGTCATGCGCGCCGAGAGCGGCGGACGCACGATGCTGGACGGTCGCCCGATCACCAGCCACGCCGGCGCGATGGGGCTGATGCAGCTCATGCCCGGCACCTGGTCCGAAATGCGCGCGCGGCTCGGGCTCGGGTCCGATCCACATAGCCCGCGCGACAACATATTGGCGGGGACGCTCTATCTTCGCCTGATGTATGACCGCTTCGGCTATCCCGGTCTGTTCGCAGCCTATAATGCGGGACCGGCACGCTATGCCGAGCACGTGCGGACCGGCCGCGCGCTGCCCGGCGAGACCCGCGCCTATCTCGCGAGCGTCGCCGGAGTGCCCGTCAATTCCCAGTCGGCTGTCGCGGCCGCCAGTGCAACGCCGCGTACCGCCAATGCCATCTTCTTCGCGATCGGCGACCGGCCCCCTGCCGGCCGGAGCGAAGCCGGCGCGGCCACGCTGTTCGTCGTGCTACGCGCAGGGCCGCCCGAGACGGCTGCGCCAGGCCGTCCGTAG
- a CDS encoding ArdC family protein yields the protein MRQSGKHRARGEAGRSQPPAERANLYDEVTNRIVAELEAGRVPWVQPWGRPNGQGFSAAPGLPRNALTSRNYSGVNVLILWGAVIECGYPSQSWLTFRQALEAGGNVRKGERGTTVVYADRFTPEAEKERARLTGDEARAVPFLKRFTVFNVAQCEGLRPGLAAGPAPLPERQIVPVAEAVIAASGVDFRIGGNRAFYVPAHDYVQVPPQPAFFEQINYYRTALHELTHSTGHASRLDRKILNPFGSKDYAREELVAEMGSAFLCAALGIEPTVRHADYLASWLEVLREDNRAIFCAASAASKAADWIMARHTEASESDERRAAA from the coding sequence ATGCGCCAGAGCGGCAAGCATCGCGCGCGCGGAGAAGCTGGCAGGAGCCAGCCCCCGGCAGAGCGCGCCAATCTTTACGACGAGGTGACGAACCGGATCGTTGCCGAACTTGAGGCGGGCCGCGTTCCTTGGGTCCAGCCTTGGGGCCGCCCCAATGGTCAAGGCTTCTCCGCCGCCCCCGGCCTTCCGCGCAATGCGCTCACCAGCCGCAATTACAGCGGCGTCAACGTGCTCATTCTCTGGGGCGCGGTTATCGAGTGCGGTTATCCTTCGCAATCGTGGCTGACCTTCCGCCAAGCCCTTGAAGCAGGCGGCAACGTCCGCAAGGGCGAGCGCGGGACCACCGTTGTCTATGCCGACCGCTTCACCCCCGAGGCCGAGAAGGAACGCGCACGCCTGACCGGCGACGAGGCCCGCGCCGTGCCCTTCCTCAAACGCTTCACCGTGTTCAACGTCGCGCAATGCGAAGGCTTGCGCCCCGGCCTTGCCGCCGGCCCCGCGCCGCTCCCCGAACGCCAGATCGTGCCCGTCGCCGAAGCGGTTATTGCCGCATCGGGCGTCGATTTCCGCATCGGCGGCAACCGTGCCTTCTATGTACCCGCGCATGATTATGTGCAGGTTCCGCCGCAACCCGCGTTCTTCGAGCAGATCAACTATTATCGCACCGCGCTGCACGAACTGACCCATTCGACCGGCCACGCCTCGCGCCTCGACCGCAAGATTCTCAACCCGTTCGGCAGCAAGGACTACGCCCGCGAGGAACTGGTCGCCGAAATGGGTAGCGCCTTCCTCTGCGCCGCGCTTGGCATCGAACCGACCGTGCGCCATGCCGATTATCTGGCATCATGGCTGGAGGTCTTGCGCGAGGACAATCGCGCCATCTTCTGCGCCGCGAGCGCGGCGAGCAAGGCCGCCGACTGGATAATGGCGCGCCATACCGAGGCCAGCGAAAGCGACGAGCGGAGGGCGGCGGCATGA
- a CDS encoding DUF2958 domain-containing protein, translating to MILLTPELRFALRANDLARCAAARDGAPEPDPVPLVKFFNPLGAATWLATELYDDDDTLFGLADLGFGFPELGTFSLSEMASVRLPFGLFIERDEHFEPFAPLSTWAETARRAGAIIFAETELRRAADSRNGKELPPRGG from the coding sequence ATGATCCTGCTGACCCCCGAACTGCGCTTCGCGCTGCGCGCGAACGACTTGGCCCGCTGCGCCGCCGCGCGCGATGGCGCGCCAGAACCCGATCCCGTTCCGCTGGTCAAATTCTTCAATCCCTTGGGCGCGGCAACATGGCTCGCGACCGAGCTTTACGATGATGACGACACGCTGTTCGGCCTTGCCGACTTGGGGTTCGGCTTTCCCGAACTCGGCACATTCAGCCTGTCCGAAATGGCGAGCGTCCGCTTGCCCTTCGGCCTGTTCATCGAGCGCGACGAGCATTTCGAACCGTTCGCCCCGCTCTCGACATGGGCCGAGACCGCGCGGCGGGCGGGCGCGATCATCTTCGCTGAAACCGAACTTCGCCGCGCGGCCGACAGCCGCAACGGCAAGGAGCTTCCGCCCCGAGGCGGGTGA
- a CDS encoding ParB N-terminal domain-containing protein, with translation MKLDFIDLGKLSVSKANMRYAKKAPDVSDILPTVRARGVLVPLIVRPNCGPDAFEIVAGARRFTAAQIVAGETGSADPLPCAILENGDDAAAIEASLIENIARLAPDEVTRWETFTRLVKEGRDEADISATFGIPELGVKRILALGNLLPRIRDLYRKEEINAATVRHLTLASTSQQKAWLALFSDPDAYCPTGHQLKDWLFGGASIKVEHALFDVERLKLAIIADLFGEDRFFADADAFWREQDAAIEDRREAYLDEGWSDVVIVPRGEYFHRYEFVKAPKRKGARVYIDVRASGEVDFYEGYVTSKEAKRLERGEPIDTAPKVPRPEVTSTMQTYIDLHRHAAVRAALTRHPKVALRLMVAHAIVGSPLWTIKPEPQTARNDLVAESVETCRAETDFDTKRRAVLDLLGFSPEEPTVAGGNGDDFGLVGVFLRLLDVPDRAVMDVVVIVMGETLASGSAAVEAVGGEIGVDMARYWQADDAFFECVRDKEVLTRIVAEVAGEPVAAANAKEPGKVLKRIVRDHLDGTNGRPKVEGWVPKWMAFPPAAYTARGGVGTVAAHAKVLAARPDREPEPTGPGAVIALPAPAKAEPQEQPEREAA, from the coding sequence ATGAAACTCGACTTTATCGACCTTGGCAAGCTGTCCGTCAGCAAGGCCAATATGCGCTACGCGAAGAAGGCGCCGGACGTGTCCGACATCCTTCCGACCGTCCGCGCGCGCGGCGTTCTCGTGCCGCTGATCGTGCGACCGAATTGCGGTCCCGATGCGTTCGAGATCGTCGCGGGCGCGCGGCGCTTCACCGCCGCGCAGATCGTCGCGGGCGAAACCGGCAGCGCCGACCCCTTGCCGTGCGCCATTCTCGAGAACGGCGACGATGCCGCCGCCATCGAGGCGTCGCTGATCGAGAATATCGCGCGGCTCGCGCCCGACGAGGTGACACGCTGGGAAACCTTCACCCGGCTGGTCAAGGAAGGCCGCGACGAAGCGGATATTTCCGCGACGTTCGGCATCCCCGAGCTTGGCGTCAAACGCATCCTCGCGCTCGGCAATCTCTTGCCGCGCATCCGCGACCTCTACCGCAAGGAAGAGATCAACGCGGCGACCGTCCGGCACCTGACCTTGGCGAGCACGAGCCAGCAAAAGGCATGGCTGGCGCTGTTCAGCGACCCCGACGCCTATTGCCCGACCGGCCATCAGTTGAAGGACTGGCTGTTCGGCGGCGCGTCGATCAAGGTCGAACATGCCCTGTTCGACGTCGAGAGGCTCAAGCTCGCGATCATCGCCGACCTGTTCGGCGAGGATCGCTTTTTCGCCGACGCCGACGCCTTCTGGCGCGAGCAGGACGCGGCCATCGAGGATCGCCGCGAAGCCTATCTCGACGAGGGATGGAGCGATGTCGTGATCGTCCCGCGCGGCGAATACTTCCATCGCTACGAGTTTGTGAAGGCTCCCAAGCGCAAGGGGGCGCGCGTCTATATCGACGTGCGCGCGAGCGGCGAGGTGGACTTTTACGAGGGCTATGTCACGTCGAAGGAGGCCAAGCGGCTCGAACGCGGCGAGCCGATCGACACCGCTCCCAAGGTGCCGCGCCCCGAGGTGACGAGCACGATGCAGACCTATATCGACCTGCATCGCCACGCGGCCGTGCGCGCCGCGCTGACCCGTCACCCCAAGGTCGCGCTGCGCTTGATGGTGGCGCACGCCATCGTCGGTTCGCCGCTTTGGACCATCAAGCCCGAGCCGCAGACCGCGCGCAACGATTTGGTTGCCGAAAGCGTCGAAACCTGCCGCGCGGAAACCGACTTCGATACGAAGCGCCGCGCCGTATTGGACCTTCTCGGCTTCTCGCCCGAGGAACCGACCGTGGCCGGCGGCAACGGCGACGACTTCGGACTTGTCGGCGTGTTCCTCCGCTTGCTCGACGTGCCCGACCGCGCCGTCATGGACGTGGTGGTGATCGTCATGGGCGAAACGCTCGCCAGCGGCAGCGCCGCCGTCGAGGCGGTGGGCGGCGAGATCGGCGTCGATATGGCCCGCTACTGGCAGGCCGACGACGCCTTTTTCGAGTGTGTCCGCGACAAGGAGGTGCTGACCCGCATCGTCGCCGAGGTGGCGGGCGAACCTGTCGCCGCCGCCAATGCGAAGGAACCGGGCAAGGTCTTGAAGCGCATCGTCCGCGACCATCTGGACGGCACGAACGGACGGCCCAAGGTCGAGGGTTGGGTGCCGAAATGGATGGCGTTCCCGCCCGCTGCCTATACGGCGCGCGGCGGCGTCGGCACCGTCGCGGCTCATGCCAAGGTGCTCGCGGCGCGCCCCGACCGCGAGCCGGAACCGACCGGCCCCGGCGCGGTGATTGCGCTTCCGGCCCCTGCCAAGGCCGAGCCGCAGGAACAGCCCGAGCGCGAAGCCGCATGA
- a CDS encoding DUF736 family protein: MPAIGHVQRQNDGSFRGALKTLSVNAEIAIIPNRGKTGDQPDYRVLSNGVELGGGWIRTGEVSQREYVRLAMSAPELGGRTLYANLGRAAGQDDDDAFAVIWNPGD; this comes from the coding sequence ATGCCCGCAATCGGTCATGTCCAGCGCCAGAACGACGGTTCGTTCCGGGGCGCCTTGAAGACGCTTTCGGTCAATGCCGAGATCGCCATCATCCCCAATCGCGGTAAGACCGGGGACCAGCCCGACTACCGCGTGCTGTCGAACGGCGTCGAACTGGGCGGCGGCTGGATCCGCACCGGCGAGGTGAGCCAGCGCGAATATGTCCGCCTCGCCATGTCAGCCCCCGAACTTGGCGGCCGCACCCTCTACGCCAATCTCGGCCGCGCCGCCGGGCAGGACGACGACGACGCGTTCGCTGTCATCTGGAACCCCGGCGACTGA
- the rlxS gene encoding relaxase/mobilization nuclease RlxS (I built this because a sul1 chimera in AMR looks like the C-terminus.): MRDDEFEPHLGRMRCRGKEQRYLSRVVKAAKRAGLKTGRRGRFDGSRIGRGASVARVLRSRDRLGAFRSRRVIVKIRPVGLGGKGMGGAKAHLRYIQRDGVTREGEPGALYSADEDVADGKVFLERCDGDRRQFRFIVSAEDADQYPDLKPFVRRLMTQMEQDLGTRLDWVAVDHFNTGHPHTHIVVRGVNDRGENLLIAREYISHGARQRAIEIANLDLGPRTDLEIEERLRSDTGVERLTAIDRRLIRDMDSMRLVSASDSDPFHQSVRVGRLQKLGRMGLASHIGSDTWRLEPDLANTLRRIGERGDIIRTMQRELTARKLDCAAADRVIYDPTAQEAAPIIGRVIMRGLADEHEDRHYLLIDGIDGRTHYAEIGEGEMVDPTPENAIVRIVPREGGVRPVDRTIVEVAAANDGRYTIDAHLQQDPSASEGFAETHVRRLEAMRKIARNVERDPDGSWIVTPDHLDKVVRFEARQLHDRPVAIEALSTVPLDNLPAAEAATWLDRELVAASPAPVRDAGFGREVRSAQAMRRQWLITEQLADEQDGQTVYRRGMLAALQRRELLRVARQLSDKLGVPFAEAREGEAVQGRLVRAVEMTSGRHALIERSRDFTLVPWRSVLDRHVGKSVSGIMRDGGINWTLGRQRSGPSVS; this comes from the coding sequence ATGCGCGATGATGAGTTCGAACCGCACCTGGGCCGGATGCGCTGCCGGGGCAAGGAGCAGCGCTACCTGAGCCGCGTCGTGAAAGCGGCAAAGCGCGCAGGGCTAAAAACCGGCAGGCGTGGCCGCTTCGACGGCAGCCGGATCGGACGTGGCGCGAGCGTTGCACGGGTGCTCAGATCGCGCGACCGATTGGGCGCGTTCCGGTCGCGCCGCGTGATCGTCAAGATACGGCCTGTTGGACTTGGCGGGAAAGGTATGGGCGGCGCGAAGGCGCACTTGCGTTATATCCAGCGCGATGGCGTGACCCGCGAGGGCGAGCCCGGCGCGCTCTATTCGGCCGACGAGGATGTCGCCGACGGCAAGGTGTTCCTCGAACGCTGCGACGGCGACCGCCGCCAGTTTCGATTCATCGTGTCGGCCGAGGACGCCGACCAATATCCGGACTTGAAGCCCTTTGTGCGCAGGCTGATGACGCAGATGGAGCAGGATCTCGGCACGAGGCTGGATTGGGTGGCAGTCGACCATTTCAATACCGGCCATCCGCACACGCATATCGTTGTGCGCGGCGTGAATGACCGGGGCGAAAATCTGCTGATCGCGCGCGAATATATTTCGCACGGGGCCAGGCAACGCGCGATCGAGATCGCCAACCTCGACCTCGGGCCGCGCACCGACCTTGAAATCGAGGAGCGGCTTCGCAGCGATACTGGCGTGGAGCGGCTGACCGCGATCGACCGACGGCTGATCCGCGACATGGATAGTATGCGCCTGGTCAGCGCGAGCGACAGCGACCCGTTTCACCAATCGGTTCGCGTCGGCCGCTTGCAGAAACTTGGGCGCATGGGACTCGCCTCGCATATCGGCAGCGACACCTGGCGGCTCGAGCCCGACCTCGCGAACACACTGCGCCGGATCGGGGAGCGTGGCGATATCATCCGTACCATGCAGCGCGAGCTGACCGCGCGGAAGCTCGACTGTGCCGCGGCCGATCGCGTCATCTATGATCCGACGGCGCAGGAAGCCGCGCCGATTATCGGCCGCGTTATCATGCGGGGATTGGCGGACGAGCATGAAGACCGCCATTATCTGCTAATCGACGGCATCGACGGGCGCACGCACTATGCCGAGATCGGCGAGGGCGAGATGGTCGATCCGACCCCCGAAAACGCCATCGTCCGGATCGTGCCGCGTGAGGGCGGCGTTCGCCCGGTCGATCGCACGATTGTCGAAGTCGCCGCCGCGAACGACGGACGCTACACGATCGACGCGCATTTGCAGCAGGACCCGAGCGCCAGTGAAGGCTTCGCCGAAACCCATGTCCGCCGGCTGGAGGCGATGCGGAAGATCGCCCGCAATGTCGAACGCGATCCCGATGGAAGCTGGATCGTCACGCCCGATCATCTTGACAAGGTGGTTCGGTTCGAGGCGCGCCAACTCCACGACCGGCCCGTCGCCATCGAGGCGCTGTCGACCGTCCCGCTCGACAATCTGCCAGCGGCCGAGGCCGCGACCTGGCTCGATCGTGAGCTGGTTGCCGCCAGCCCAGCGCCGGTGCGCGATGCCGGGTTCGGCCGCGAGGTTCGTTCAGCGCAGGCGATGCGACGGCAATGGCTGATCACCGAACAGCTTGCAGACGAACAGGATGGGCAGACGGTCTATCGGCGAGGGATGCTCGCCGCGCTCCAGCGGCGAGAATTGCTGCGTGTCGCCCGCCAGCTCTCCGACAAGTTAGGCGTTCCGTTCGCCGAGGCCAGAGAGGGGGAGGCTGTTCAAGGCAGGCTCGTGCGCGCAGTCGAGATGACGAGTGGTCGCCATGCGCTCATCGAACGGTCGCGCGATTTCACGCTGGTGCCGTGGCGCTCTGTTCTCGATCGCCATGTCGGCAAATCGGTCTCGGGCATCATGCGCGACGGCGGGATCAACTGGACACTCGGGCGGCAGCGCAGCGGGCCGAGCGTCTCCTGA
- a CDS encoding nucleoside triphosphate pyrophosphohydrolase family protein translates to MSEDFEALTVADYAKQAARTDQRSGGRALGFSMLGLFGEVGSLLSEAKKKQRDDASYLGYAHAVAEELGDVLWYLAAIARRSRMALSDIAAAAATNGGQWQTGGNETLSFHALQPQHIPLAKAPMPQFEHSLLALAGDVGLLINDFQAGGLAKDREALAGRLVAVMRRLIQAANESGVTIEAAAVKNLHKIFDRWPRERIYPAPTDAALDPEEQLPRRMAIDVYERTVRGQTFVYQRSSGVYVGDRLTDNALEPDDYRFHDVFHYAYVAVLGWSPVLRALLRLKRKSDPKLDDAEDGARAILIEEGITSWIFGQAQQLRYFENVKRGGLPLDMLKHVRQFVAGYESERCPLWLWEEAILQGYTAFRFLQEHRRGRVLIDFANRRLRIKELPS, encoded by the coding sequence ATGAGCGAGGATTTCGAAGCTCTCACTGTTGCGGATTATGCGAAGCAGGCCGCGCGGACTGATCAACGCAGCGGTGGCCGCGCACTGGGCTTCTCGATGCTTGGCCTTTTCGGCGAAGTCGGCAGCTTGCTCAGTGAGGCCAAGAAAAAGCAGCGCGACGATGCCTCCTACCTGGGTTACGCTCACGCCGTCGCGGAAGAGCTTGGTGACGTCCTTTGGTATCTGGCGGCGATCGCACGGCGCAGCCGCATGGCGCTCAGCGACATCGCTGCCGCCGCGGCGACAAACGGCGGACAATGGCAGACGGGCGGCAACGAAACGCTCAGTTTCCATGCGCTGCAGCCGCAGCACATTCCGCTTGCCAAGGCACCGATGCCGCAGTTCGAGCATAGCCTGCTCGCGCTGGCAGGCGACGTTGGGCTGCTCATCAACGATTTCCAGGCGGGCGGTCTTGCGAAGGACCGCGAAGCACTCGCGGGCCGGCTGGTCGCGGTCATGCGCCGGTTGATCCAGGCGGCAAACGAATCCGGTGTTACCATCGAGGCTGCCGCCGTGAAGAATCTTCACAAGATCTTCGATCGCTGGCCGCGCGAGCGCATCTATCCGGCGCCGACCGATGCGGCGCTCGACCCAGAAGAGCAATTGCCGCGGCGGATGGCGATCGACGTCTATGAACGCACCGTTCGCGGGCAGACATTCGTGTATCAACGCTCAAGCGGTGTGTATGTCGGCGACCGGCTCACCGACAACGCGCTCGAACCCGACGACTATCGCTTCCACGATGTCTTTCACTACGCTTATGTCGCGGTGCTTGGCTGGTCGCCAGTGCTGCGTGCGCTGCTCCGTCTCAAGCGCAAGAGCGATCCGAAACTCGACGACGCCGAAGACGGTGCTCGGGCGATTCTCATCGAAGAGGGCATAACTTCCTGGATTTTCGGACAAGCGCAGCAACTCCGGTACTTTGAAAACGTGAAGCGCGGTGGCCTTCCGCTGGACATGCTGAAGCATGTCCGCCAGTTCGTCGCCGGCTACGAATCAGAACGCTGTCCGCTGTGGCTTTGGGAGGAAGCGATCCTCCAGGGCTATACGGCTTTCCGCTTCCTTCAGGAGCATCGGCGCGGCCGCGTCCTGATCGACTTCGCCAATCGCCGCCTGCGTATCAAGGAATTGCCGTCATGA
- a CDS encoding uracil-DNA glycosylase, with protein MTPKSFVSTLAATELPSVFNPWRDRCTVHDRSDAAARRRDNLEMLLTAALDHRVETIWIARDLGYRGGRRTGVPLTDEIHLGHAGTLMGGIAFERATQGPAVAERTAAIVWRVLERIGQPVMLWNVFPFHPHEADDPMSNRCHTRSEREATWPILQALVSMIRPRQIVAIGRDAHLALDGLDIPTTAVRHPSYGGQREFIEGMFSLYGVADDNDEPLELPLGAPHAAARRCALA; from the coding sequence ATGACCCCGAAATCCTTTGTGTCCACCCTGGCGGCGACCGAACTTCCCTCAGTGTTCAATCCCTGGCGCGATCGCTGCACGGTCCATGACCGCAGCGACGCCGCCGCCCGGCGCCGCGACAATCTCGAAATGCTGCTCACCGCGGCGCTTGATCATCGCGTCGAAACGATCTGGATCGCGCGTGATCTCGGCTATCGCGGGGGGCGGCGTACGGGCGTACCGCTGACCGACGAAATTCACCTCGGACATGCCGGTACGCTGATGGGCGGCATCGCATTCGAACGTGCGACGCAGGGACCCGCCGTGGCGGAGCGCACCGCGGCGATCGTCTGGCGTGTGCTAGAGCGGATCGGTCAGCCTGTCATGCTCTGGAACGTTTTCCCGTTCCATCCCCATGAAGCGGATGATCCGATGTCGAACCGATGCCACACGCGAAGCGAGCGCGAGGCGACCTGGCCGATATTGCAAGCCCTCGTGTCAATGATCCGGCCCCGCCAGATCGTCGCGATCGGGCGCGATGCTCACCTGGCGCTGGACGGTCTCGACATTCCGACCACCGCGGTCCGCCATCCGAGCTACGGCGGGCAGCGCGAGTTCATCGAGGGCATGTTCAGCCTGTACGGTGTCGCGGATGACAACGATGAGCCGCTAGAACTGCCGTTGGGCGCGCCTCACGCCGCAGCAAGGAGATGTGCGCTCGCCTGA
- a CDS encoding C1 family peptidase: protein MIDIVRDLRPLFGPARDQGARPTCLAFAASDTHAGLRDGWAPLSCEFAFHAAQKRAGRPPTSGALLSTMLDALRLDGQPDEKGWPYLAAVPADHRLWTPPATVGPLYGRNGQRDGTDLSSILAALDRDTPVLMLTMLSRSFFQPRGDGVVDPANDELPEPAQRHAVVAVGHGTVDGIPAILIRNSWGPGWGLEGHAWLTERFLAPRLFATANLTEEVDVSSHTAAA, encoded by the coding sequence ATGATCGATATCGTCCGTGACCTTCGGCCGCTGTTCGGACCTGCGCGCGATCAAGGCGCGCGGCCGACATGCCTCGCATTCGCCGCGAGCGACACCCACGCCGGGCTTCGCGACGGCTGGGCACCGCTGTCGTGTGAATTCGCCTTTCATGCCGCGCAGAAACGGGCGGGCAGACCGCCGACGAGCGGCGCACTGCTATCCACAATGCTGGACGCGCTACGGCTCGATGGCCAACCCGACGAGAAAGGCTGGCCGTATCTGGCTGCGGTTCCAGCCGATCATCGACTGTGGACGCCGCCGGCGACCGTTGGCCCGCTCTATGGCCGCAACGGACAGAGGGATGGAACCGACCTGTCATCCATCCTTGCCGCGCTGGACCGTGACACGCCGGTGCTCATGCTGACGATGCTGTCACGGTCTTTCTTCCAGCCGCGCGGTGATGGCGTCGTCGATCCGGCGAACGACGAACTCCCCGAGCCAGCGCAACGGCACGCGGTCGTCGCGGTCGGGCATGGAACCGTGGACGGCATCCCGGCCATTCTCATCCGCAACAGCTGGGGACCAGGTTGGGGCTTGGAAGGCCACGCCTGGCTTACTGAGCGCTTTCTAGCGCCGCGCCTTTTCGCCACGGCAAATTTGACGGAGGAAGTCGATGTATCTTCCCATACCGCCGCAGCCTGA
- a CDS encoding ImmA/IrrE family metallo-endopeptidase has translation MASDYASAVRAGTMAAGRLHRELDTRALIETQGGSVDVFGAIHAVGLPLLLRPLKGLLGAYLSAPAPGVLVTTERPMSIQRFTAAHELGHFSMRHEPSLDDESILRRMPMSPEPGNNFEETEADAFAIAFMMPKWLMLAHSARQGWQIDHFRRPNVVYQLSLRIGASYEATCRTLVRYNLISPSVMTDLLRTQPRSLKVDLLKDYRPDNYRGDVWLLTERDAGSRIDGSRNDLFVLRLEEHSGGGYLWDLDQLIASGFAVVRDEREAIDGDGIGGPVVRRVTAAPDAPRRGRMSLDERRPWQPAPALTSLTLDFDLTGPEQTGLSRAERRHLLEAA, from the coding sequence ATGGCGTCGGATTATGCGAGCGCGGTTCGCGCTGGTACGATGGCAGCGGGCCGCCTGCATCGCGAACTCGATACGCGCGCACTGATCGAGACCCAAGGCGGCAGCGTCGATGTCTTCGGCGCGATCCATGCCGTGGGTCTACCCTTGCTGCTTCGTCCCCTGAAAGGCCTGCTCGGCGCCTATCTCAGCGCACCTGCTCCTGGCGTTCTCGTCACGACGGAACGACCGATGAGCATCCAGCGCTTCACGGCCGCGCACGAACTCGGGCATTTTTCGATGCGACACGAGCCGAGCCTCGACGATGAGAGCATCCTGCGCCGGATGCCGATGTCGCCCGAACCGGGAAACAACTTCGAGGAAACCGAAGCCGACGCCTTTGCGATCGCCTTCATGATGCCGAAATGGCTGATGCTCGCGCACAGCGCGCGACAAGGATGGCAGATCGATCATTTCCGGCGCCCCAATGTCGTCTATCAGCTCTCGCTGCGGATCGGCGCCAGCTATGAGGCGACGTGCCGCACCCTGGTTCGCTACAATCTGATTTCGCCATCGGTGATGACCGACCTGCTCCGGACGCAGCCGCGCAGCCTGAAGGTCGATCTCCTCAAGGACTATCGGCCCGACAACTATCGCGGCGACGTCTGGCTGCTGACCGAGCGCGATGCCGGCTCGCGGATCGATGGCAGTCGCAATGATCTTTTCGTGCTGCGGCTCGAAGAACATAGCGGCGGTGGGTATCTCTGGGATCTCGACCAACTGATCGCCAGCGGCTTCGCCGTCGTTCGCGACGAGCGTGAGGCAATCGACGGCGATGGCATCGGTGGTCCCGTTGTCCGCCGTGTCACCGCGGCGCCCGATGCGCCGCGGCGCGGCCGCATGTCGCTCGACGAGCGGCGGCCGTGGCAGCCTGCGCCGGCCCTCACCAGCCTGACGCTCGATTTCGACCTCACCGGCCCGGAACAGACGGGCCTGTCGCGCGCCGAACGGCGGCACCTGCTCGAGGCCGCCTGA